The proteins below come from a single Esox lucius isolate fEsoLuc1 chromosome 7, fEsoLuc1.pri, whole genome shotgun sequence genomic window:
- the yipf6 gene encoding protein YIPF6 yields MAEVDESSKPMFAGLSDVSISTDIPVEGEINVPVGTSSQDDEYSTLDEPVKDTILRDLTAVGKKFVHVMYPKKSSALLRDWDLWGPLLLCVTLALMLQGGSVDSKEDEGPQFAEVFVIIWFGSVIITLNSKLLGGTISFFQSLCVLGYCIMPLTVAMIVCRLVLLGGSGKVSFIIRLLVVTASFSWSTFASTAFLADSQPTNRKALVVYPVFLFYFVIGWMILTFSQST; encoded by the exons ATGGCGGAAGTTGACGAGTCAAGTAAACCTATG TTTGCAGGCCTGTCAGATGTGTCAATTTCAACAGACATCCCTGTTGAGGGAGAGATCAATGTCCCTGTTGGGACCTCCAGTCAGGATGATGAATACTCCACACTGGATGAACCTGTCAAAGACACCATA TTGCGAGATCTGACGGCAGTGGGTAAAAAGTTTGTTCATGTGATGTATCCTAAGAAGAGTTCAGCATTACTGAGAGACT GGGACTTATGGGGCCCGTTATTGCTCTGTGTGACACTTGCTCT gaTGCTTCAGGGGGGTTCAGTTGACAGTAAGGAAGATGAGGGGCCCCAGTTTGCAGAGGTGTTTGTGATTATCTGGTTTGGATCTGTCATCATAACCCTGAACTCAAAGCTACTGGGAGGCACAAT ATCTTTTTTCCAGAGCCTATGTGTGTTAGGCTACTGCATCATGCCCCTGACCGTGGCAATGATTGTCTGTAGGCTGGTGTTGCTGGGTGGATCTGGAAAAGTCAGCTTCATCATCCGACTTCTTGTTGTCACAGCGTCATTCAGCTGGTCAACGTTTG CCTCTACAGCATTCTTAGCAGATAGCCAGCCTACCAATCGCAAGGCTTTGGTGGTGTATCCCgtcttccttttttactttgttATTGGATGGATGATTCTAACGTTCTCACAGTCCACATAA